GGGCCGTAGTTGTAGTTCCACGAGATCTGCAGCGGGCCGCGCCCGTAGTACTTCTTCCCCGCTGCGCACGGCCACTGCCTGTTGCTGGCGTCGCAGTAGCTGTTGCCCTTGTTGATCTCGCTGATGTAGCAGAAATCTGTAGGTACGGAGCCGAGCTCCAAATCGATCAGCATGCATGATTGATATGCGGTCGGAAGATTACGGTCTGCAGTGGAGGAGGGTTATTCGATCAACTTACGTCCGGTCTCGTGCGTGACGTGCGCGAAGAAGGCGGCGATCTCGCGCTTGCCCTCGACCTCGGAGCCGCCGTGGGCGAAGCCGGAGTACTTGTTGGCGGCGTTCAGGAACGCGCCTCGCGTGTAGAAGTTCTTTCCCTCGCACCCGCCCCCAGCTCGGTTCTTGATGCCGTTGAAGAACGCGTCGGTGACGACGGTAGCCACGTtggcgccacggccgccgccaccaccaccgccccccGAGTAGCACGGACCCGACCGGCACCCCTCGCCACAGTAGGGGTCGCCCTGGCCGCAGTAACCGTACTTGCTGCAGCAGTAGCCTTGCTGGCAGCCGCAGTtctgcgcggcggccggcccgGCGGCAGCGCAGAGGAGAGCTAGCCCGAGCGCCAGAACCGCCATGATCCTCGGCGCGCCTGCCATACTGGATCAGTAGTACTTCAGCCTCCGGCTAAGATTAGTTTGTTGCTGCCGTGCAGCTTTCTTTGAGGTGATCCGAGGTGCCATGGGGGTGTCGCTTTATATAGAGGTCACGACGTGGAGGCCTGGACGGAGGGTATGCATGGATGGAGTGGCTGTCTCGATCGGTCAACCATTGTGTACTGCCACGACCGTTCCACGCTTGTGATAACTTGGTGGCACAGGTGTCAAACATGACCGGCCGGCAAGCTACTCCGACGTACTCCTTGGTCGAGATATCATCAGATTTGGATCGCCGCCGTGTGCTTGAATGCTCGTCGGTGGAAAAATCGGCGCATGCTACCGGCTATGCCGCTGCTTGCTTTCCAGTGATATTTCGCGTCTGCCAAGACGATTGGCCGGCATAATCTACCATACCGGGCCGCCGCTGGCAGCCGTATATTGTTGCTCCATTCGACGCACCTTGCTTGTGAGGGTTTAGTGGTGCCTGATCTGATGCGTGTTCCACTGACAGAGAGAAATGGTCAAGCTGCCTTCCAAGCATGCAGTGGTGATGGCTGCCTAATTTGGGCCACGTGCACAAATCTACATTTCTTTTGTTTTGCTTTGCTTTGTTTAATTTCTTAGGCAACGACTTTGTCACTTCTTATATATGCTGTGTGGATTTACAAGACCTCCATTTTAGGATTTATAAGGTTTTCAATTTTCTTGAGGGGAATTTTGAATATTTCGTTGGGAGTTGAGACAGGGTCAGTTTCATGGGGCTTCTTCTGAAACCTATTTCTTTGAGCTAGCTTCTCCTTGGATGGCTGATCAAATCTGGGCTGACAAATTCTGCGCCCACAAACGAGAAACAAGACGTCCGCGTAAGCAGTACAAGCAGTCCCATGTGAGCCATGCGTGGTCATGTTCTCAAGGGAGCTGAGTGTGTGATTCCGAGCACCACTGTCTATTTCAAACTTTACTAGTAGTAGTATGTAtccgtgcgttgctacgggtTCACGCCAATAGCTCTCGTGCGCGAAGGCAAGCAGGAGTGCCTCCCGCCCCCGGCTGTCGCTCCTCGGCGCTGCTCTACGCGCGGGTCGCGGCCGCGGCAGCCCAACGGGAGGGACGGGGGCGCGGCCATGCGACGGAGGCAGCCCGCGGCAGTGCGGCGCGCGGGCCGGCGACGGGGCCGGAGGCAGCCCACGGCAGCACGACGGGCGGGCGGTGCACGGTAGCGCGGTCGGTCTCCATGGATGGGGCAGCTTGCAGCTACGGTGCACAGCAGCCCTCCATAGCCGAGAAGTTGGCGACCTCGGGCAGGATCGCCGGCATCCATGGCCATCGTCGCTCCCCATCCCCACCCTCATTGCTGCCGCGTTCGTAAGCCGCGCCAGGGAGCAGGTCAGGCTGTGGGTGCGAGAGCTCCTTCCATCAGCCCGCTCATCACGAAGTTGCACgcgatgttcctccagttcccTCTGCCATACTTATTCAAGCCCATCAAGAACAGTTTGCGACAAGCAAATTAAGTCGATTGGTTAGGGAAATCTCACCAATTTATAGCGCAAGAGCAATTGAATGGTTGGTAGCTCCATTTGTTGTAGGAGCGGGAGCGTTGCTTACTTACGCTCCTCTGGCCAGGTGACGCCCTTCTTAGCGTTCTTGgtctgtcggaggaattctccagccgggtggcggaaagtacccgcctaatcctagttaaggatgggtttggaagAGACTTAGGAGTGCTCGATCGGCGAACAGATGAACGCTGGAAGGCCAcagagatttagagtggttcgggccgccgaagcgtaacaccctacgtccactttggtgttgttttGCTTGAAGACTGGATGAAGCttagcatacagcttgtgcttatGCAGCCAGGAACTTAGAACGTCTAGCGTGAGTGTTTTTGATCCCGTGTTCTAGCGAGTgcattctcccttttatagtccaagggggatgcttacactgagcgggaccccgacatgtgggtccggccaacaggagcttgttctacgagagatatggaggtcatctcctcgagctcctctctgtagtcctctcgatcggggagttgatgtgcgtatccatagtcgggatacggccgtgtacagccttgtcttgtacagtgttcggtgtcagcgttgcccaacagtgaagccgtgctgtcactgttgggatcgaacctccagtcagggggcgagccagcgctgactcgtgccatgcgcactgttacatcgcaagccttagcacgcctattacagaccatcgtcacacgcgcagcgccgtgacgggactgcacacagtccgcgcactgtgcgcggtgatacgacgcgccgctttcagatcaggcgggcttaccgtggtgtcagcttacctgccccgtgtgtcagtggcaggccgcaccttttgaccttggcgcgcccagctcacctaccgcattgaatgctggtaggtggagaggcgacccgtaaggggcctccggccgcaggcacgcggcggggtcagccccgctcctcccgccgggcagcacatggcggctccggaccccttcccgggggaaagaggggtccggggcccccgtggccggccggagcgggctgacctgtgatggtctggccatcacacgtggcggccccggacctcccaggggaggccgggccCGCAGGgattacccgagagctctcccgcccacgtgggtgtgcaaaggccccggacctcacggagcacggggagggtccggagaccgtggtcccagcagtcaggcccggaggccgtatgccacgtggcccagaggcgagggggagcgtggattatgaaAAGTCCCAGgtcctggacaccctagcaggaggtacccctatctgtatgtaccgacagaggcccccgggcccacctcgggagagggatgaacccgcaggtggggccaaatcccaacatcgcgccgggtgtacagctcgttcccgccaggcgagggcacggatgtcctttcgcccgtagCGGGAACCCCGAGGGacccgtcctccgcgcgcatcgggcgcgtcagacggttcagatttttGTCTCATTCGAACccgccgcgcggctcgggcggttcagattccgcccttcccacgatcctccagcgcccacgccaatgactggtggacccgagcccaccggtcattgagtgtgagggtaggggaaggcggcgctggcgaccgctcggcttcccctcggtcgccgcgggacACAAAGGGAGGAGCagtcttttgcataaaaggtatgcgccgaagggaacgcctaccttttcgctctcgccaacaacagacgccgtagcgccccttcgtctccgcatccttttccgcgatcagcttccttgcgcCCGGCACCTCTCTCTACCTTGCTCCTTcgcgatccaccccaacaatttccatggcttcacttcctttcccgcgccgcttccagacccaGGATCAGCTGGACGCGGTGCGACGCCTTCTAGGGTGGATTGCGCCGGCGAATGTCGGGAAGGTCAAGGCCGGCGAGGTCCCCCTCCGCgagcttgccgcgggggagttcgtcctcttcaactcgtacattatgtgcgggttggttcctccgatctcctccttcttcctcctgctcctggaggagttcggcctccaacttcatcatctctccccccactccgttctcctcgcggcggtcttcgcccatttcatggagatgttcgtgggggtgcgcccctgcaccaccatcttcaagcacttctactccctggtcgggaccgggaagaagcgcggcgagatcggcgcttactacttccaactccggcacgggatgtcgggcgcctacatcgccgccttctccagctccaagtgggaggactggcgtgaaggctgggtcattgcggtgacggacccccacgaccgcctagaACTGCCGGAAGGgggcccccagagcgaccggagcacctggaaggccaggccgtcaATTCCGGCAGAGCTCGACCCAGTCctgaaccggatcaagaagctggcaaggagcggcctgacttctatgatggtgctgggcgacttcctgaagcgacgaatcgcccccctgcagcatcggtcccggatggcctacgtgtacacggggctaaacgactgctgcaggatcgcgcgggggcccggcggcgacttcacccgggcggagctggaggcggcgatccgggcgatgaccggcgaggcgttcgttccagagtccctggtcctcccgagcggggtgaaggccctgtgcgaggaccaggctctGCGGTCaacggtcctggcgtcgatgccgaccctggacgagggcggcctggcggtccggcaactggggggggggaccccaaccgcgggcttcagatccctggcgccacaccggaccgccagcaacgccccagcggaggtgccggggagccgggacccagaggtccggcccccggcgggaagggaaaagagaaagcgccggtgccagagcaccggcagaaagactgtgcgggtgctgccccggcccaaaggagcggcgaggctcagggggcggcacccgagcggcgcagccaagccgaagggagcaagtcccggaggctccagcgaggcgacggcaccttggtgggggagccggcgcccaagcgccagaaaaCCACGGGAGTGGAGGAGCAGAGCGGTGCTGTTCCTCCTCTCCCACAGCACCGGCCTCCACCGGGACGACAgactccaccgccaccaccgtcaGGGCTGCGCCCAGCgacaccaccaccgccgcccgagaACAGACCTCCGtccccaacgccgccgccagggtcctcggcagggaggaaggtccccccggccgcccggggcagatgggagtggtacgacttcccgtaagtggtCTTATCAAGGTTTTTCATTTTCTTCCTCAGCTTCTGGTGCTTAACCAAACAGGTGGTACGGCAGG
The sequence above is drawn from the Panicum hallii strain FIL2 chromosome 7, PHallii_v3.1, whole genome shotgun sequence genome and encodes:
- the LOC112899374 gene encoding endochitinase A-like — encoded protein: MAGAPRIMAVLALGLALLCAAAGPAAAQNCGCQQGYCCSKYGYCGQGDPYCGEGCRSGPCYSGGGGGGGGRGANVATVVTDAFFNGIKNRAGGGCEGKNFYTRGAFLNAANKYSGFAHGGSEVEGKREIAAFFAHVTHETGHFCYISEINKGNSYCDASNRQWPCAAGKKYYGRGPLQISWNYNYGPAGRDNGFDGLGNPDAVAQDPVIAFKTALWFWMNNVHRVMPQGFGATTRAINGALECNGKNQAQMNARVGYYRQYCQQLGVDPGSNLTC